One genomic segment of Mesoterricola silvestris includes these proteins:
- a CDS encoding methyl-accepting chemotaxis protein, whose product MSSFLDGLRLRSKFILILATQAILLVSVAALAWRSLAQLHQSQVVLSDSLDKASRITAAIGDANRLRVLHVAMLGAARFPDHTAKLAGMAEKVDARFVQELADLEAQAWGASDQAKVRRLVGLLGTYRSGFAGAFAEARRDLSRLPVLMDIGSAELAEARTQLETLQEDQRRKAQDIVVRDTAYAATQKAIVAGAVVLALVLGVLITLTLSHRVERAAKDIGEAMDALRTGDLTRVPQVRGRDELAFIARSLGEALRQLREDLQAIAVITDRSASGALELSTTATQLASATTEISQGAERQREEVDQSTTAVRALAASLAEVQGVALSASTLASTSLEASARGLGEVDASVEAMREILDSSEKVGRINGVISDIARQTNLLSLNAAIEAAKAGQQGKGFAVVAEEIRKLAERSATAAKEIHGLITESGERVEVGSQAVRRVSESLGTIEGNLKEQADSAMGAVHVLKARSAESQAILNGMASTLGITERTATATVQLVSSLEETGRTIEDLSAVAQDLRQRLIRFKFA is encoded by the coding sequence GTGTCCTCATTCCTGGATGGCCTTCGGCTTCGCTCAAAATTCATCCTGATCCTGGCCACCCAGGCCATCCTCCTGGTGTCGGTGGCGGCGCTGGCCTGGCGCAGCCTGGCCCAGCTCCACCAGAGCCAGGTGGTCCTTTCCGACAGCCTGGACAAGGCCTCCCGCATCACCGCCGCCATCGGCGACGCCAACAGGCTCCGGGTGCTGCACGTGGCCATGCTGGGCGCCGCCAGGTTCCCCGACCACACCGCGAAGCTCGCGGGCATGGCCGAGAAGGTCGACGCCCGCTTCGTCCAGGAACTGGCGGATCTGGAGGCCCAGGCCTGGGGCGCATCCGACCAGGCCAAGGTGCGCCGCCTGGTGGGCCTCCTGGGCACCTACCGCAGCGGTTTCGCGGGGGCCTTCGCCGAAGCCCGGCGGGATCTCTCCCGGCTGCCCGTGCTCATGGACATCGGTTCGGCGGAACTGGCCGAGGCCCGCACCCAGCTGGAGACCCTCCAGGAGGACCAGCGGCGCAAGGCCCAGGACATCGTGGTGCGCGACACGGCCTACGCCGCCACCCAGAAGGCCATCGTCGCCGGCGCCGTGGTGCTGGCCCTGGTGCTGGGCGTGCTCATCACCCTGACCCTGAGCCACCGGGTGGAACGCGCGGCCAAGGACATCGGCGAGGCCATGGACGCCCTGCGCACCGGGGACCTCACCCGGGTTCCCCAGGTGCGGGGCCGGGACGAACTGGCCTTCATCGCCCGGAGCCTGGGGGAGGCCCTCCGCCAGCTGCGGGAGGATCTCCAGGCCATCGCGGTCATCACCGACCGCTCCGCCTCGGGGGCCCTGGAGCTGTCCACCACCGCCACCCAGCTGGCCTCGGCCACCACCGAGATCAGCCAGGGGGCGGAACGCCAGCGGGAGGAGGTGGACCAGTCCACCACCGCCGTGCGGGCCCTGGCGGCCTCCCTGGCCGAAGTGCAGGGCGTGGCCCTTTCCGCCAGCACCCTGGCCTCCACGTCCCTGGAGGCCAGCGCCCGGGGCCTGGGGGAAGTGGACGCCTCCGTGGAGGCCATGCGGGAGATCCTGGACAGCTCCGAGAAGGTGGGCCGCATCAACGGCGTCATTTCCGACATCGCCCGCCAGACCAACCTCCTGTCCCTCAACGCCGCCATCGAGGCCGCCAAGGCGGGCCAGCAGGGCAAGGGCTTCGCCGTGGTGGCCGAGGAGATCCGCAAGCTGGCCGAACGCAGCGCCACCGCCGCCAAGGAGATCCACGGCCTCATCACGGAAAGCGGGGAGCGGGTGGAGGTGGGGTCCCAGGCGGTGCGCCGGGTGAGCGAAAGCCTGGGGACGATCGAAGGCAACCTGAAGGAGCAGGCGGATTCCGCCATGGGCGCCGTGCACGTGCTCAAGGCCCGCTCCGCCGAGAGCCAGGCCATCCTCAACGGCATGGCCTCCACCCTGGGCATCACGGAGCGCACCGCCACCGCCACGGTGCAGCTGGTCTCCAGCCTGGAGGAGACGGGGCGCACCATCGAGGACCTCTCCGCCGTGGCACAGGATCTCCGCCAGCGGCTCATCCGGTTCAAGTTCGCTTGA
- a CDS encoding alpha/beta hydrolase family protein gives MRIGLLLSLPAVLAAAQPAVREMSLVTPDGFTVKGTLTVPAQAGRRPVVILAHQFGYDRTGWKPLAEDLNARGIATLALDLRGHGQSTRKGDATVAVTTDFAASSAAVRFDLIPGDLAQAAQWVRKQPRIDGRRVGLAGASIGAYSALVAAPGVRPVAVLALSPGGGWGEKPEARMVRAVEQAKASVFVAAAEGDPIALANAQALKGVFGVYARIRPGKEHGFAYLPELTETLGGWFGEVLGRHPVAVPSKAAPLQVPAEDPKAQPQ, from the coding sequence ATGCGAATCGGCCTCCTCCTGTCCCTCCCCGCCGTGCTCGCCGCGGCCCAGCCCGCGGTGCGGGAGATGAGCCTCGTCACCCCCGACGGGTTCACCGTGAAGGGCACCCTCACGGTGCCGGCCCAGGCCGGGCGGCGCCCCGTGGTGATCCTGGCCCACCAGTTCGGCTACGACCGCACCGGCTGGAAGCCCCTCGCCGAGGACCTGAACGCCCGGGGCATCGCCACCCTGGCCCTGGACCTGCGCGGCCATGGCCAGAGCACCCGCAAGGGCGACGCCACCGTTGCCGTCACCACCGACTTCGCGGCCTCCTCCGCCGCCGTGCGTTTCGACCTCATCCCCGGCGACCTGGCCCAGGCCGCCCAGTGGGTCCGCAAGCAGCCCCGCATCGACGGCCGCCGCGTGGGCCTGGCGGGCGCCAGCATCGGCGCCTACTCCGCCCTGGTGGCCGCCCCCGGCGTCCGGCCCGTGGCCGTGCTGGCCCTGAGCCCCGGCGGCGGCTGGGGCGAGAAGCCCGAGGCGCGCATGGTCCGCGCCGTGGAGCAGGCCAAGGCCTCGGTCTTCGTCGCCGCGGCCGAGGGGGATCCCATCGCCCTGGCCAACGCCCAGGCCCTCAAGGGCGTCTTCGGCGTCTACGCCCGCATCCGCCCCGGCAAGGAGCACGGCTTCGCGTACCTGCCGGAGCTCACGGAAACCCTGGGCGGCTGGTTCGGCGAAGTCCTGGGCCGGCACCCGGTGGCCGTCCCGTCCAAAGCCGCCCCCCTGCAAGTCCCCGCGGAAGACCCCAAAGCCCAGCCCCAGTAA
- the dnaJ gene encoding molecular chaperone DnaJ — protein sequence MKRDYYEVLGVGKEATLDEIKKAYRRLAMQFHPDQNPGNKEAEEKFKEAAEAYSILSDPAKRQHFDQFGFASQGGQGQNFQFDPNQFAGFEDLLGSFFGGGGGGIFADLFGGGGRRRSGGGERGSDLQYNMRISFKDSIFGVEDKEIEIPRQDACDTCKGSGCAAGTSAQVCPNCRGNGQVAVRQGFLQMAVTCPRCEGRGQIIPSPCPSCRGAGRVNRRTKVRFKIPAGVDQGQRLRLQGEGEAGTGGGGAGDLFILFDIENDPAYERDGFDLHRKQEVSWPLLVLGGNLPAETPYGTETVKIAKGTPADKVIKVPNAGVPRLRSQGRGDLFLHLRVAVPTRLGAQEEALVRQLLEPGVDGQPAEEGFLAKVFGSDKGKKKKKR from the coding sequence ATGAAGCGTGACTACTACGAAGTACTGGGCGTAGGCAAGGAAGCCACCCTCGACGAGATCAAGAAAGCCTACCGAAGGCTGGCCATGCAGTTCCACCCGGACCAGAACCCCGGGAACAAGGAAGCCGAAGAGAAGTTCAAGGAGGCCGCCGAGGCCTACTCGATTCTCTCCGATCCCGCGAAGCGCCAGCATTTCGACCAGTTCGGCTTCGCCTCCCAGGGGGGCCAGGGCCAGAACTTCCAGTTCGATCCCAACCAGTTCGCCGGGTTCGAGGATCTGCTGGGGTCCTTCTTCGGGGGGGGCGGCGGCGGGATCTTCGCGGACCTCTTCGGGGGCGGCGGCCGCCGGCGCTCCGGGGGCGGGGAACGGGGGTCCGACCTCCAGTACAACATGCGCATCTCCTTCAAGGACTCCATCTTCGGGGTGGAGGACAAGGAGATCGAGATCCCGAGGCAGGACGCCTGCGACACCTGCAAGGGGTCCGGCTGCGCCGCGGGCACCAGCGCCCAGGTCTGCCCCAACTGCCGGGGCAATGGCCAGGTGGCGGTGCGCCAGGGCTTCCTGCAGATGGCCGTCACCTGCCCCCGCTGCGAGGGCCGGGGCCAGATCATCCCCAGCCCCTGCCCCTCCTGCCGGGGCGCGGGCCGCGTGAACCGCCGCACCAAGGTCCGCTTCAAGATCCCCGCGGGCGTGGACCAGGGCCAGCGCCTGCGCCTCCAGGGCGAAGGGGAGGCCGGCACCGGCGGCGGCGGGGCCGGGGACCTGTTCATCCTCTTCGACATCGAGAACGACCCCGCCTACGAGCGGGACGGCTTCGACCTGCACCGCAAGCAGGAGGTGTCCTGGCCCCTCCTGGTGCTGGGCGGCAACCTCCCGGCGGAGACCCCCTACGGCACCGAGACCGTGAAGATCGCCAAGGGCACCCCCGCGGACAAGGTCATCAAGGTCCCCAACGCCGGCGTCCCGCGCCTGCGGTCCCAGGGCCGGGGCGACCTGTTCCTGCACCTGCGGGTGGCCGTGCCCACCCGGCTCGGGGCGCAGGAGGAGGCCCTGGTGCGCCAGCTCCTGGAGCCCGGCGTGGACGGCCAGCCCGCGGAGGAAGGCTTCCTGGCCAAGGTCTTCGGATCCGACAAGGGCAAGAAGAAGAAGAAACGGTAA
- the dnaK gene encoding molecular chaperone DnaK has product MAGKLIGIDLGTTNSCACVMEGGERRVIPNREGSRTTPSVVAFTDKGDVLVGHIAKRQAVTNPQRTLFAVKRLIGQKFGSEQVQEAMTKLPFPVVKSPNGDAWLGVGDRGYAPPEISAIILKALKASAEAFLHEEVSDAVITVPAYFDDAQRQATKDAGRIAGLNVQRIINEPTAAALAYGLDKKGLKKTLAIYDFGGGTFDFTIMEMNDGVFEVLATAGDTFLGGEDFDQAILMWLVEHFRDATGIDLTKDRMALQRLKEASEKAKCELSTLDRVEVRLPFIAQGPTGPQHLESTLTREDLENMVADLVARTMVPVQDALKQARKTAMDVDEVILVGGQTRMPLVQQVVKDFFGREPNRDINPDEVVAAGASIQGAVLTGEVTDLVLLDVTPLSLGIETQGGGYVKIIQRNTTVPTRDSRTFTTVTDNQSRVEVHVLQGERELAELNKSLGRFDLINLPPLPKGVPQIEVAFEIDSNGIVKVSAKDLLTGLEQSMSMRPSSGLSELEIQAMLREAQNNQEADARRRDELKYIASAEGLLFSCDRSFTECGKFLALEEQTMVRDTLNAVRMAVANKDMAAVKASEEELLEVQKLLTNAVLVASESMMNALDGEDGAENRPR; this is encoded by the coding sequence ATGGCCGGCAAGCTCATCGGAATCGATCTGGGGACCACCAACAGCTGCGCGTGCGTCATGGAGGGCGGGGAGCGCCGCGTCATCCCCAACCGGGAGGGAAGCCGCACCACGCCGTCGGTGGTGGCCTTCACCGACAAGGGCGACGTGCTGGTGGGCCACATCGCCAAGCGCCAGGCCGTCACCAACCCCCAGCGGACCCTGTTCGCCGTCAAGCGCCTCATCGGCCAGAAGTTCGGCTCCGAACAGGTGCAGGAAGCCATGACCAAGCTGCCCTTCCCCGTGGTCAAGTCCCCCAACGGCGACGCCTGGCTGGGGGTGGGCGACCGCGGGTACGCCCCCCCCGAGATCTCGGCCATCATCCTCAAGGCCCTGAAGGCCTCCGCGGAGGCCTTCCTGCACGAGGAGGTGTCCGACGCCGTCATCACCGTCCCGGCCTACTTCGACGACGCCCAGCGCCAGGCCACCAAGGATGCCGGGCGCATCGCGGGCCTGAACGTCCAGCGCATCATCAACGAGCCCACCGCCGCGGCCCTGGCCTACGGCCTGGACAAGAAGGGCCTCAAGAAGACCCTGGCCATCTACGACTTCGGCGGCGGCACCTTCGACTTCACCATCATGGAGATGAACGACGGGGTCTTCGAGGTGCTGGCCACCGCCGGCGACACCTTCCTGGGGGGCGAGGACTTCGACCAGGCCATCCTCATGTGGCTGGTGGAGCACTTCCGGGACGCCACGGGCATCGACCTCACCAAGGACCGCATGGCCCTCCAGCGCCTCAAGGAGGCCTCCGAGAAGGCCAAGTGCGAGCTCTCCACCCTGGACCGGGTGGAAGTGCGCCTGCCCTTCATCGCCCAGGGCCCCACCGGCCCCCAGCACCTGGAGTCCACCCTCACCCGGGAGGACCTGGAGAACATGGTGGCCGACCTGGTGGCCCGCACCATGGTCCCCGTGCAGGACGCCCTGAAGCAGGCCCGCAAAACGGCCATGGACGTGGACGAGGTGATCCTCGTGGGCGGCCAGACCCGCATGCCCCTGGTGCAGCAGGTGGTGAAGGACTTCTTCGGCCGCGAGCCCAACCGGGACATCAACCCCGACGAGGTGGTGGCCGCCGGGGCCTCCATCCAGGGCGCCGTGCTCACCGGCGAGGTCACCGACCTGGTGCTCCTGGACGTCACGCCCCTCTCCCTGGGCATCGAGACCCAGGGCGGCGGCTACGTGAAGATCATCCAGCGCAACACCACCGTCCCCACCCGGGACAGCCGCACCTTCACCACCGTCACCGACAACCAGAGCCGGGTGGAGGTGCACGTCCTCCAGGGCGAGCGCGAACTGGCCGAGCTCAACAAGAGCCTGGGCCGCTTCGACCTCATCAACCTTCCCCCCCTGCCCAAGGGCGTGCCCCAGATCGAGGTGGCCTTCGAGATCGATTCCAACGGCATCGTGAAGGTCTCGGCCAAGGACCTGCTCACGGGCCTGGAGCAGAGCATGAGCATGCGGCCCTCCTCGGGCCTGTCCGAACTGGAGATCCAGGCCATGCTCCGGGAGGCCCAGAACAACCAGGAGGCCGACGCCAGGCGCCGGGACGAACTCAAGTACATCGCCTCCGCCGAGGGCCTCCTCTTCTCCTGCGACCGCAGCTTCACCGAATGCGGGAAGTTCCTGGCCCTGGAGGAGCAGACCATGGTGCGCGACACCCTGAACGCGGTGCGCATGGCCGTGGCCAACAAGGACATGGCCGCGGTGAAGGCCTCCGAGGAGGAGCTCCTGGAGGTCCAGAAGCTGCTCACCAACGCCGTCCTCGTGGCCAGCGAGTCCATGATGAACGCCCTGGACGGCGAGGATGGAGCGGAAAACCGCCCCAGGTGA
- a CDS encoding nucleotide exchange factor GrpE: MTEKIQPPIPDFPADSQPPENDLTVDLTLEEFGEGADLQALADEIGDYEPPAAAADPATAGMSREDLESELAKARARLEALEKAESDHKDKHHRLMADFTNHRNRVGRETQLAVTLAERKVLLELLPVLDSFERCINATYTSLEDFHGGVVLIQRQMQEALRKAGVEPLALNVGDPFDAQHAEALTTTSQANLPDGSVAAVYERGYFLRDQLLRPARVIVNNHPEGEPSQAPA, encoded by the coding sequence ATGACCGAAAAAATCCAACCTCCCATCCCGGACTTCCCCGCCGATTCCCAGCCGCCGGAAAACGACCTGACCGTCGATCTGACCCTCGAGGAATTTGGCGAGGGGGCCGACCTGCAGGCCCTCGCGGACGAGATCGGCGACTACGAGCCACCCGCGGCCGCGGCGGACCCGGCAACGGCCGGCATGAGCCGGGAGGACCTGGAAAGCGAACTGGCCAAGGCCCGGGCCCGGCTGGAGGCCCTGGAGAAGGCCGAATCGGATCACAAGGACAAGCACCACCGCCTCATGGCGGATTTCACCAACCACCGGAACCGCGTGGGCCGCGAGACCCAGCTGGCGGTGACCCTGGCCGAGCGCAAGGTGCTCCTGGAGCTCCTGCCCGTGCTGGACAGCTTCGAACGGTGCATCAACGCCACCTACACCAGCCTGGAGGATTTCCACGGCGGCGTGGTGCTGATCCAGCGCCAGATGCAGGAGGCCCTGCGCAAGGCGGGGGTGGAGCCCCTGGCCCTGAACGTGGGCGACCCCTTCGACGCCCAGCACGCCGAGGCCCTCACCACCACCAGCCAGGCCAATCTCCCCGACGGGTCCGTGGCCGCCGTCTACGAGCGCGGCTACTTCCTGCGGGACCAGCTGCTGCGCCCGGCCCGGGTCATCGTCAACAACCACCCGGAAGGGGAGCCCTCCCAGGCCCCCGCCTGA
- the hrcA gene encoding heat-inducible transcriptional repressor HrcA gives MALNLSPRSESVLKALIETYLVEGEPVGSRLLSKRIPGAFSSATIRNVLADLEDEGLLYQPHTSAGRVPTEKAYRYYVDHFVQPIRPDPILGPQLTEAIGGVEGQAGDAQWLRNASRVLSEAMKGICIALPLHLTRSRMVRLEFVPLGPEKPPARIVAVWVGTGGEVEHQIMENRWGFPASKLVELGNFATIHFAGCSLPEMRDRLITDLEGQASDARELSRRLSEVAARMTQPTDSPLVVAGLGEMGRCPEFLDPSRFRNLVEAFEQHERLAHLLNAFAVAATSEVQLLLGSENPFFQEMPLATALRTVTVNRGAEVTFALVGPLRLDYRKVAGSLAWWSDEIQRRKPTSV, from the coding sequence TTGGCGCTCAACCTCTCTCCTCGCAGCGAATCCGTCCTCAAGGCCCTCATCGAAACCTACCTGGTGGAAGGGGAGCCCGTGGGGTCGCGCCTCCTGTCCAAACGCATCCCGGGCGCCTTTTCCTCCGCCACCATCCGCAACGTCCTGGCGGACCTGGAGGACGAGGGCCTCCTGTACCAGCCCCACACCTCCGCGGGCCGGGTGCCCACGGAAAAGGCCTACCGCTACTATGTGGACCACTTCGTCCAGCCCATCCGCCCCGACCCCATCCTGGGCCCCCAGCTCACCGAGGCCATCGGGGGGGTGGAGGGGCAGGCCGGGGACGCCCAGTGGCTGCGCAACGCCAGCCGGGTGCTCAGCGAGGCCATGAAGGGCATCTGCATCGCCCTGCCCCTGCACCTCACCCGCAGCCGCATGGTGCGCCTGGAGTTCGTCCCCCTGGGCCCCGAGAAGCCCCCCGCCCGCATCGTGGCGGTGTGGGTGGGCACCGGCGGCGAGGTGGAACACCAGATCATGGAGAACCGCTGGGGGTTCCCCGCATCGAAGTTGGTGGAACTTGGGAACTTCGCCACCATCCATTTCGCCGGTTGCTCCCTCCCCGAAATGCGGGACCGCCTCATCACCGATCTGGAGGGCCAGGCCTCCGACGCCCGGGAACTGAGCCGGCGCCTCTCGGAAGTGGCCGCCCGCATGACCCAGCCCACGGATTCGCCCCTGGTGGTCGCCGGCCTGGGCGAGATGGGGCGCTGCCCGGAATTCCTGGATCCCTCCCGCTTCCGGAACCTGGTGGAGGCCTTCGAGCAGCACGAGCGCCTGGCCCACCTCCTCAACGCCTTCGCCGTGGCGGCCACCTCGGAGGTGCAGCTGCTCCTGGGATCCGAGAACCCCTTCTTCCAGGAGATGCCCCTGGCCACCGCCCTGCGCACCGTCACCGTCAACCGGGGCGCCGAAGTGACCTTCGCCCTGGTGGGTCCCCTCCGCCTGGACTACCGGAAGGTGGCGGGCAGCCTGGCGTGGTGGTCCGACGAAATCCAGCGGCGGAAACCCACATCCGTTTGA
- a CDS encoding class II aldolase/adducin family protein, whose protein sequence is MFKLLANLCDVCRRLHARNLLAAADGNVSVLLDDGRIAITPSGVAKARMAPADLAYLARDGRVVSGRPSTERLMHLAVYRACPEARAVVHAHPPTAIAFSLAHPEWACLPSEALPEVILAAGSIPFVPYARPGTAAMGEVLAPFLPAHRLMVLARHGALAWGESLEEAYNGMERLEHVCQILKTALDLGGARPLPDAEVEALRQARLKTGRKLL, encoded by the coding sequence ATGTTCAAGCTCCTCGCCAACCTCTGCGACGTCTGCCGTCGGCTCCACGCGCGCAACCTCCTGGCCGCGGCCGACGGCAACGTCAGCGTCCTGCTGGATGACGGGCGCATCGCCATCACCCCCTCGGGGGTGGCCAAGGCCCGCATGGCCCCCGCCGACCTGGCCTACCTGGCCCGGGACGGCCGGGTCGTTTCGGGCCGGCCCAGCACGGAGCGCCTCATGCACCTGGCCGTGTACCGGGCCTGCCCCGAGGCCCGGGCCGTGGTGCACGCCCATCCCCCCACGGCCATCGCCTTCAGCCTGGCCCACCCGGAATGGGCCTGCCTGCCCTCGGAGGCCCTGCCGGAGGTGATCCTGGCCGCGGGGAGCATCCCCTTCGTGCCCTACGCCCGGCCCGGCACCGCCGCCATGGGCGAGGTCCTGGCCCCCTTCCTCCCGGCCCATCGGCTCATGGTCCTGGCCCGCCACGGCGCCCTGGCCTGGGGCGAGAGCCTGGAGGAGGCCTACAACGGCATGGAGCGCCTGGAGCACGTGTGCCAGATCCTCAAGACCGCCCTGGACCTGGGCGGCGCCCGGCCCCTGCCGGACGCCGAAGTGGAGGCCCTGCGCCAGGCCCGCCTGAAAACCGGAAGGAAGCTCCTGTGA
- the mtnA gene encoding S-methyl-5-thioribose-1-phosphate isomerase: MKTADSLALRHDGRRLRILDQTLLPHREEWLEVPDPDAMVLHIRRLAVRGAPLIGVAAALSLATFAQDGAGPAELRLAAAHLRRARPTAVNLMWAMDRMGAILDGGRCKDDVVMAELIAEAEAIFVEDVALCEAMARQGLGLFGEGEAVLTHCNSGGLATAGIGTALGLIRRGFEAGRVTHVFVDETRPLLQGARLTAWELARLGIPHTLLTDSMAAILLREGRVQRVLLGADRVAANGDFANKVGTYGLAVQCRHHGVPFHPVAPWSTVDLACPGGDAIPIEQRDPAEVRGTWAAAGTPAFNPSFDVTPAHLVTSLVTDRGVFTAAELASGILSRPRLRPTP, encoded by the coding sequence GTGAAGACCGCCGATTCCCTCGCCCTGCGCCACGACGGCCGCCGCCTCCGGATCCTCGACCAGACGCTCCTTCCCCATAGGGAGGAATGGCTGGAGGTGCCCGACCCCGACGCCATGGTCCTGCACATCCGGCGCCTGGCGGTGCGGGGCGCGCCCCTCATCGGCGTGGCCGCGGCCCTCAGCCTGGCCACCTTCGCCCAGGACGGCGCCGGTCCCGCCGAGCTGCGCCTGGCCGCGGCCCACCTGCGCCGGGCCCGCCCCACGGCCGTGAACCTCATGTGGGCCATGGACCGCATGGGGGCCATCCTGGACGGGGGCCGCTGCAAGGACGACGTGGTGATGGCCGAACTCATCGCCGAGGCCGAGGCCATCTTCGTGGAGGACGTGGCCCTGTGCGAGGCCATGGCCCGCCAGGGCCTGGGGCTCTTCGGGGAGGGGGAGGCGGTGCTCACCCACTGCAACTCCGGGGGCCTGGCCACCGCCGGCATCGGCACCGCCCTGGGCCTCATCCGCCGGGGCTTCGAGGCCGGCAGGGTCACCCACGTGTTCGTGGACGAGACCCGCCCCCTCCTCCAGGGGGCCCGCCTCACGGCCTGGGAGCTGGCCCGCCTGGGCATTCCCCACACCCTCCTCACCGACAGCATGGCGGCCATCCTCCTGCGGGAGGGCCGGGTGCAGCGGGTGCTCCTGGGCGCCGACCGGGTGGCGGCCAACGGCGATTTCGCGAACAAGGTGGGCACCTACGGCCTGGCCGTGCAGTGCCGCCACCACGGCGTCCCCTTCCACCCCGTGGCCCCCTGGTCCACCGTGGACCTGGCCTGCCCCGGGGGCGACGCCATCCCCATCGAGCAGCGGGACCCCGCCGAGGTGCGCGGCACCTGGGCCGCCGCCGGAACCCCCGCCTTCAACCCCTCCTTCGACGTGACCCCCGCGCACCTGGTGACGAGCCTGGTGACGGACCGGGGCGTGTTCACGGCCGCGGAACTGGCTTCCGGGATCCTCTCTCGCCCACGTCTCCGACCCACCCCCTAA
- a CDS encoding cupin domain-containing protein, with translation MTLFLTCEASNALLSDFVDGTLSLWQTFLVRLHLLFCPSCRAILATLRALPALVDGLEPPAPEAAEAALDGALAALGSARPRGWPATPVPAEARDLLEAGPDLPLAILAEAHHTVASARGPQPGPYHLPPDILHRLPPEDQWRWVDGAQGRRRAELLKDPQRDLSLVLAYSPTGARAEAHRHLGSESILVLAGRMDDQGQSLAVGDWVHHAPGSVHAPEIRDEDCWCLIREEGGTEATGPLGWFRS, from the coding sequence ATGACTCTGTTCCTGACGTGCGAAGCTTCCAACGCCCTGCTCTCGGACTTCGTGGACGGGACGCTCTCCCTCTGGCAGACCTTCCTGGTGCGGCTCCACCTGCTCTTCTGCCCCTCCTGCCGGGCCATCCTGGCCACCCTGCGGGCCCTGCCGGCCCTGGTGGACGGCCTGGAGCCCCCCGCCCCCGAAGCCGCCGAGGCCGCCCTGGACGGGGCCCTGGCCGCCCTGGGCAGCGCCAGGCCCCGCGGGTGGCCCGCCACCCCCGTGCCCGCCGAGGCCCGGGACCTGCTGGAGGCCGGCCCCGACCTGCCCCTGGCCATCCTCGCCGAGGCCCACCACACCGTGGCCAGCGCCCGGGGACCCCAGCCCGGCCCCTACCACCTGCCCCCGGACATCCTCCACCGCCTCCCCCCCGAGGACCAGTGGCGCTGGGTGGACGGCGCCCAGGGCCGGCGCCGGGCGGAGCTGCTCAAGGACCCCCAGCGGGACCTGAGCCTCGTCCTGGCCTACTCCCCCACCGGCGCCCGGGCCGAGGCCCACCGGCACCTGGGTTCGGAAAGCATCCTGGTGCTGGCCGGCCGCATGGACGACCAGGGCCAGTCCCTGGCCGTGGGCGACTGGGTGCACCACGCCCCGGGTTCGGTGCACGCCCCCGAGATCCGGGACGAGGACTGCTGGTGCCTGATCCGCGAGGAGGGCGGCACGGAGGCCACGGGACCCCTGGGGTGGTTCCGGTCTTAG
- a CDS encoding RNA polymerase sigma factor, with product MNPPIESQLITSAQEGDGEAFSALVRPYLGLFYAGIHRILQDTLDTQDALQEALISIHTELGRFQGKSKFSTWAYRICINEALMLRRSRIRRREDAIEDFLPRFAPDGHLMNTDRMRDWSQDAMALVSVERDQMRAKIREGLNQLSDDQRAVFILRDLEGMNTDEVASKLGISRGLVRQRLHRARLGLRGFLDAFMTGRRG from the coding sequence ATGAACCCTCCCATCGAAAGCCAGCTCATCACCAGCGCCCAGGAGGGCGACGGCGAAGCCTTCAGCGCCCTGGTGCGGCCCTACCTGGGCCTCTTCTACGCCGGGATCCACCGGATCCTCCAGGACACCCTGGACACCCAGGACGCCCTGCAGGAGGCCCTGATCAGCATCCACACGGAGCTGGGCCGCTTCCAGGGGAAGAGCAAGTTCTCCACCTGGGCCTACCGCATCTGCATAAATGAAGCACTAATGTTACGCAGATCACGGATCCGCCGCCGCGAGGACGCCATTGAAGATTTCTTGCCACGTTTCGCCCCTGACGGGCATCTGATGAATACGGATAGGATGCGGGACTGGAGCCAGGACGCCATGGCCCTGGTGTCCGTGGAGCGGGACCAGATGCGGGCCAAGATCCGCGAAGGCCTCAACCAGCTTTCCGACGACCAGAGGGCGGTTTTCATTCTGAGGGACCTGGAAGGTATGAATACGGACGAAGTGGCCTCCAAGCTCGGCATCAGCCGGGGGCTGGTGCGGCAGCGCCTGCACCGGGCCCGCCTGGGCCTGAGGGGCTTCCTGGACGCGTTCATGACGGGGAGGCGGGGATGA